In Dromaius novaehollandiae isolate bDroNov1 chromosome 2, bDroNov1.hap1, whole genome shotgun sequence, one DNA window encodes the following:
- the NME8 gene encoding thioredoxin domain-containing protein 3, which yields MAGKKKEIQLQVVVTNQNQWDEMLLTKGVLVIDVYQAWCGPCKAVVNLFRKLKNEFSEDTLLHFAVAEADSIETLKPFRNKCEPVFLFCVNGKIIAIVRGANAPIISKKITELVEEERKIVAGEKERTEVEELVFPEEKLSEDAVKETVLEEEVRYSVAIVKPDAVLEGRVEEIKQKITDAGFSIAATEEKLLTEEQIRVFYARNIEKPDFDDFVQFMMSGPCHILVIAKKESTDAIPHWKDLSESSENEPDEPESKKPERLDGILETEGLLNICDVQDSIEDASRQLAFFFPNFGKQKTGQNVERTLALIRPLLLKERRHSIMQRIMDDGFKIAMQKEIVLSEEQARQFYKEHENEDYFPVLLEQMTSGPTLALALTRENAIERWRELLGPKTIEEAKKKSPASLRAEYAVDSIPLDQLHGSSSPDDAQKELQFFFPQEHTLALIKPAAVKEHKDDIMQKVKDAGFTISKIKEAALTREMATQFYKDHEGKPFFEPLVTCMTAGPSVVMILTKENAVEEWRQLMGPADPEIAKMTSPESIRAQFAQDILSNAVHGSSNKEHALKSIECVFGEIDID from the exons ATggcaggcaagaagaaagaaatccagCTTCAG GTCGTGGTAACCAATCAAAACCAATGGGATGAAATGTTGCTGACAAAAGGTGTATTAG tAATAGATGTGTATCAAGCTTGGTGTGGTCCTTGCAAAGCTGTGGTAAATTTattcagaaaactgaagaatGAGTTTAGTGAAGACACTCTGTTGCATTTTGCAGTG GCAGAGGCTGACAGCATTGAGACTCTGAAACCATTTAGGAATAAATGTGAACCTGTGTTTCTCTTTTGTGTT aatggaaaaataattgcAATAGTGAGAGGTGCAAATGCTCCTATTATAAGTAAGAAAATAACAGAGCTAgtagaagaagagaggaaaattgTAGCTGGAGAGAAAGAACGTACTGAG GTAGAGGAACTTGTTTTTCCAGAAGAGAAATTATCAGAAGATGCTGTTAAGGAGACTGTACTTGAGG aAGAAGTCAGGTATTCTGTTGCAATTGTAAAACCTGATGCTGTCTTAGAGGGACGTGTAGAAGAAATTAAACAGAAG ATTACAGATGCGGGCTTTAGCATtgcagcaacagaagaaaaactgctaaCTGAAGAGCAAATCAGAGTATTCTACGCTCggaatatagaaaag cCTGATTTTGATGATTTTGTTCAATTCATGATGAGTGGGCCATGCCACATTCTGGTAATCGCTAAAAAAGAATCAACTGATGCTATTCCTCACTGGAAGGACCTAAGTGAATCAAGTGAAAATGAGCCTGATGAGCCGGAGTCTAAAAAGCCAGAGAG GTTGGATGGAATCTTGGAAACTGAGGGTCTATTAAATATATGTGATGTGCAAGACAGTATAGAAGATGCCAGCAGGCAACTTGCCTTCTTTTTCCCAAATTTTGGTAAACAGAAAACAGGCCAAAATGTTGAAAGAACTTTGGCCTTAATTAGACCCTTACTCTTAAAGGAAAGACGAC ATTCTATTATGCAAAGAATAATGGATGATGGCTTCAAAATAGCAATGCAGAAAGAAATAGTCCTATCTGAAGAACAAGCACGTCAATTTTACAAGGAGCATGAAAATGAAGATTACTTTCCAGTACTTCTAGAGCAAATGACCAG TGGTCCAACTCTTGCACTTGCTCTAACACGAGAAAATGCTATAGAACGCTGGAGAGAATTACTAGGCCCAAAGACTATTGAAGAGGCTAAGAAGAAAAGTCCAGCCAG TTTACGTGCAGAGTATGCAGTAGACAGCATACCTCTTGATCAGCTGCATGGTAGTTCTTCACCTGATGATGCTCAGAAGGAATTACAGTTCTTCTTCCCTCAGGAACACACTTTGGCATTAATTAAACCCGCTGCTGTTAAGGAACATAAAG ATGACATTATGCAAAAAGTTAAAGATGCTGGATTTACTATCTCAAAGATTAAAGAAGCAGCTTTAACTCGTGAAATGGCTACACAGTTTTATAAAGATCATGAAGGAAAACCCTTTTTTGAACCATTAGTGACTTGTATGACCGC GGGCCCATCAGTGGTCATGAttttaacaaaggaaaatgcTGTGGAAGAATGGAGGCAATTAATGGGTCCAGCAGATCCAGAAATTGCAAAAATGACCTCTCCTGAATCAATTCGAGCTCAGTTTGCACAAGATATTTTGTCCAATGCTGTTCATGGATCATCTAATAAGGAGCATGCACTGAAGAGTATTGAGTGTGTATTTGGAGAGATTGatatagattaa
- the SFRP4 gene encoding secreted frizzled-related protein 4 yields the protein MLRALVAVSLWLRVSPRAQGAPCEAVRIPMCRPMPWNITRMPNHLHHSTQENAVLAIEQYEELVGTGCSPVLPFFLCAMYAPICTLEFLYDPIKPCKSVCQRARDGCEPIMRRYNHSWPESLACDDLPVYDRGVCISPEAIVTDLPEDVKWMDFTQGVMVPERPPEPECKSRNQERCRCKKIKPTLSTYLTKNYSYIIHAKVRGVERGNCNEITTVVEVKDILKSSMPIPLSQVPLLTNSSCQCPPLQPKQDVLIMCYEWRSRLMLLDGCLVEKWKDQLNKRFKRWEQRLQEQKQRTAHSKTQNAGHGGRSGAPKPSTKNTNPLVSGPKKAIKTRNGQKEINPKKV from the exons atgctgcgCGCCTTGGTGGCCGTGTCCCTGTGGCTGCGGGTGAGCCCGCGGGCGCAGGGCGCGCCGTGCGAGGCGGTGCGCATCCCCATGTGCCGGCCCATGCCCTGGAACATCACCCGCATGCCCAACCACCTGCACCACAGCACCCAGGAAAACGCCGTCCTCGCCATCGAGCAGTACGAGGAGCTGGTGGGCACCGGCTGCAGCCCGGtcctccccttcttcctctgCGCCATGTACGCCCCCATCTGCACGCTGGAGTTCCTCTACGACCCCATCAAGCCCTGCAAGTCGGTCTGCCAGCGCGCCCGCGACGGCTGCGAGCCCATCATGCGCCGTTACAACCACAGCTGGCCCGAGAGCCTCGCCTGCGACGACCTGCCCGTCTACGACCGCGGCGTCTGCATTTCCCCCGAGGCCATCGTCACCGACCTGCCGGAGG ATGTGAAGTGGATGGATTTCACGCAAGGTGTGATGGTGCCGGAGAGACCCCCCGAGCCCGAGTGCAAGAGCCGAAACCAGG AGCGATGCAGGTGCAAAAAGATAAAGCCTACGCTGTCGACCTATTTGACCAAGAACTACAGCTACA TCATTCATGCTAAAGTGAGAGGTGTAGAAAGAGGGAACTGCAACGAGATAACAACTGTGGTTGAAGTAAAAGACATACTTAAGTCTTCGATGCCTATTCCTCTGTCTCAAGTGCCTCTTCTTACAAATTCCTCCTGCCAGTGTCCACCTCTTCAACCAAAGCAGGATGTTCTCATCATGTGTTACGAATGGCGTTCAAG GTTGATGCTTCTTGATGGATGTCTAGTTGAAAAATGGAAGGATCAGCTAAACAAAAGATTTAAG AGATGGGAACAGAGACTGCAAGAGCAAAAGCAGCGAACGGCCCACAGTAAGACCCAAAATGCAGGACACGGTGGTCGCAGTGGGGCACCAAAACCATCAACAAAGAACACCAACCCGTTGGTCAGTGGTCCCAAAAAGGCCATTAAAACGAGAAATGGCCAGAAAGAAATAAACCCTAAAAAAGTTTGA